A portion of the Mesobacillus jeotgali genome contains these proteins:
- a CDS encoding ParA family protein, producing MGKIIAIANQKGGVGKTTTSVNLGACLAYIGKKVLLVDTDPQGNATSGVGIEKADVEQCIYDVLVDDVEAIKVIRPTVVENLYTIPATIQLAGAEIELVPTISREVRLKRALEEVKDRFDYIIIDCPPSLGLLTLNALTASDAVIIPVQCEYYALEGLSQLLNTVRLVQKHLNQDLKIEGVLLTMLDARTNLGLQVIEEVKKYFQDKVYKTIIPRNVRLSEAPSHGEPIIIYDPKSRGAEVYLDLAKEVVANG from the coding sequence GTGGGGAAAATCATCGCTATTGCGAATCAAAAAGGTGGAGTTGGCAAGACGACTACATCGGTGAATCTCGGTGCATGTCTGGCATACATAGGTAAAAAAGTGCTGCTTGTCGATACCGATCCTCAGGGAAATGCGACCAGCGGTGTGGGAATTGAAAAAGCGGACGTTGAGCAATGCATTTATGATGTACTGGTTGATGACGTGGAAGCGATTAAGGTAATCCGGCCAACTGTGGTTGAGAATCTTTACACCATTCCTGCGACCATCCAGCTGGCAGGAGCGGAAATTGAGCTTGTGCCCACCATCTCTAGGGAAGTTCGCCTGAAGCGGGCTCTCGAGGAAGTGAAGGATCGATTTGATTATATTATCATAGACTGTCCGCCGTCACTTGGTCTATTGACACTGAATGCATTGACGGCTTCCGATGCTGTCATCATCCCGGTGCAATGCGAATACTATGCGCTTGAAGGGTTGAGTCAGCTTTTGAATACCGTCCGTCTGGTGCAAAAGCATTTGAACCAGGATTTAAAGATTGAAGGTGTCCTGCTGACAATGCTTGATGCGCGTACCAATCTTGGCCTGCAAGTGATCGAGGAAGTGAAGAAATACTTCCAGGACAAGGTATATAAGACAATCATTCCACGTAATGTCCGTCTGAGTGAAGCTCCGAGCCATGGAGAGCCAATTATCATTTATGATCCAAAATCCCGCGGGGCAGAGGTTTATTTAGATCTTGCAAAGGAAGTGGTTGCAAATGGCTAA
- a CDS encoding ParB/RepB/Spo0J family partition protein, which yields MAKGLGKGLNAFFNMEAEKEEKVQEISIKEIRPNPYQPRKVFEPEAIEELKLSIQEHGILQPIILRKTIKGFEIVVGERRYRAAKEAGLETVPAVVRELNEQQMMELAVLENLQREDLNPIEEGIAYQTLIEKLKITQEELAKRLGKSRPHLANHIRLLSLPPKIQQLISDGKISMGHGRALLGLRKKDKLPVLVDKILKDGMNVRQLEQLIQQMNEIVPRETNKEKETKDVFIRERETSLRERFGTTVNIKQSKNKGKIEIEFFSKDDLERILELLDQQNS from the coding sequence ATGGCTAAAGGCTTAGGTAAAGGTTTGAATGCTTTCTTCAATATGGAAGCAGAGAAAGAAGAAAAGGTTCAGGAAATAAGCATCAAGGAAATCAGGCCCAATCCTTATCAACCACGAAAGGTTTTCGAACCAGAAGCAATCGAGGAATTGAAGCTTTCCATTCAGGAGCATGGAATCCTGCAGCCAATCATTTTAAGGAAAACAATAAAAGGCTTTGAAATCGTAGTAGGGGAAAGGCGTTATCGTGCTGCTAAGGAAGCCGGGCTGGAAACCGTCCCAGCAGTTGTACGTGAGCTGAACGAACAGCAAATGATGGAGCTTGCTGTACTGGAAAACCTGCAGCGAGAAGATTTGAATCCGATTGAAGAGGGAATTGCCTACCAAACTTTGATTGAGAAGCTGAAGATTACACAAGAAGAGCTGGCAAAAAGGCTGGGAAAAAGCAGGCCGCATCTGGCAAACCATATCCGATTGCTTTCGCTGCCGCCAAAAATCCAGCAGCTTATCTCAGATGGGAAAATCTCGATGGGACATGGGCGTGCGCTTCTTGGCTTAAGAAAGAAAGACAAGCTTCCTGTCCTGGTCGATAAGATCCTTAAAGACGGGATGAATGTCCGCCAGCTAGAACAGCTGATCCAGCAGATGAACGAAATCGTTCCACGTGAAACGAATAAAGAAAAAGAAACAAAGGACGTGTTCATTCGCGAACGTGAAACGTCACTAAGGGAACGTTTCGGAACTACTGTCAACATCAAACAATCCAAAAATAAAGGGAAAATTGAAATTGAGTTTTTCTCTAAAGATGATCTGGAACGGATTCTTGAATTATTAGATCAGCAGAACTCGTAA
- a CDS encoding DUF554 domain-containing protein: MFLLGTIVNGLLIIIGTFLGRLLTKIPENMKATVMHGIGLAVMVLGLQMGFKSANFLIVILSLVIGAVLGEAWKLEDKLNAVGDWLERKLGSKGESSISQGFVTATLIFVIGAMAIIGALDSGIRGDHDVLYTKAIIDGFTALILTTTLGIGVLFSAIPVMLYQGIIALFATQIDKLIPQALMDSFILELTATGGVMIFAIGLNMIGLTKIRVANLLPGILVTGLLVTIAHYTIGF, encoded by the coding sequence ATGTTTTTACTTGGCACCATCGTAAATGGATTATTAATCATCATCGGGACCTTTTTGGGCAGGCTGCTGACAAAAATTCCTGAAAATATGAAAGCCACGGTTATGCATGGAATCGGGCTTGCAGTTATGGTGCTGGGCCTGCAGATGGGTTTCAAAAGCGCAAACTTCCTGATTGTCATTTTAAGTCTTGTAATCGGGGCAGTCCTCGGTGAGGCATGGAAGCTGGAAGATAAGCTGAATGCAGTCGGGGACTGGCTTGAAAGAAAGCTGGGATCAAAAGGGGAAAGCAGTATTTCACAGGGGTTCGTGACTGCGACTTTGATTTTTGTCATTGGGGCAATGGCCATTATTGGGGCACTTGACAGCGGAATTCGCGGCGACCATGATGTCTTGTATACAAAGGCAATCATTGACGGCTTCACGGCATTGATTTTGACCACTACATTAGGGATTGGAGTTCTTTTTTCTGCGATTCCCGTCATGCTCTACCAGGGCATCATCGCTTTATTCGCTACACAAATCGATAAGCTGATTCCGCAGGCTTTGATGGACAGCTTCATCCTTGAACTGACGGCAACTGGAGGCGTCATGATTTTTGCCATCGGCCTGAACATGATTGGATTGACTAAAATCAGGGTCGCAAACCTGCTTCCCGGCATTCTGGTGACTGGCTTGCTTGTCACGATTGCACATTATACGATCGGATTTTAA
- the yyaC gene encoding spore protease YyaC, translated as MNLKNHFFERKNSVAKINHEDELAAEKLAAEILDLLPSFSARPIVFVCIGTDRSTGDSLGPLIGTLLEEKEIAPYHVYGTLDDPIHAVNMDAKLAEIKQKHFNPYIIGIDACLGRLKSVGSIQVGNGPVKPGAGVNKELPEVGEMHITGIVNVSGFMEFFVLQNTRLNLVLKMAKTIANGIYESSQQRSRKQEWPKLNWDLETEQPTVAE; from the coding sequence ATGAATCTCAAAAACCATTTTTTCGAGCGGAAAAACAGTGTGGCGAAAATCAACCATGAGGATGAACTGGCTGCTGAAAAGCTGGCTGCTGAAATCCTGGACCTTCTGCCAAGTTTCAGCGCTCGCCCAATTGTTTTTGTCTGCATTGGAACTGACCGCTCTACCGGTGATTCATTGGGTCCGCTGATTGGAACGCTGCTGGAGGAAAAAGAAATAGCACCGTATCATGTGTATGGAACGCTTGATGATCCCATTCATGCTGTAAATATGGATGCAAAGTTGGCGGAAATCAAGCAAAAACATTTTAATCCCTATATTATTGGCATAGACGCCTGTCTCGGCCGTTTAAAAAGTGTCGGATCCATCCAGGTAGGGAATGGGCCCGTCAAGCCAGGGGCCGGCGTGAACAAAGAATTGCCTGAAGTTGGCGAAATGCACATTACCGGAATTGTCAATGTCAGCGGGTTCATGGAGTTTTTTGTTTTACAGAACACAAGATTGAACCTCGTTTTAAAAATGGCCAAAACCATTGCCAACGGCATTTATGAAAGCAGCCAGCAGCGATCACGGAAACAAGAGTGGCCAAAACTCAATTGGGACCTCGAGACCGAGCAGCCTACAGTTGCCGAGTAA
- a CDS encoding mechanosensitive ion channel family protein: MTKTEESITKTQAFLNKISQKLMDEELWFAIGESALKIIAILIISGLLIRIGKLAIHNFFRIRTKGPIRVSERRETTLQKLLENILTYVVYFISIMTILSALTIDVKAMLAGAGIVGLAVGFGAQSLVKDIITGFFIIFEDQFSVGDYVRISQFEGTVEEIGLRTTKIKSFTGEINILPNGSIVEVTNFSLYNSVAVLDIGIAYEGDIEYAEKVIQEYLETTTDKYPELVKTPELLGVQQFAASEVILRIVAETLPMKHWYMGRKLRKDIKLVLDENGIEIPFPRMVMYSRQEGGEQKEFGK, encoded by the coding sequence ATGACGAAAACAGAAGAAAGTATTACTAAAACACAGGCATTTTTAAATAAAATCAGTCAAAAGCTGATGGATGAAGAACTCTGGTTTGCCATCGGGGAAAGTGCCCTGAAAATCATTGCTATCCTGATCATTTCTGGATTGCTGATCCGAATTGGCAAGCTTGCGATCCATAATTTTTTCAGGATTAGAACGAAAGGGCCGATAAGAGTTTCGGAGCGGCGGGAAACTACGCTGCAAAAGCTGCTTGAAAATATTCTAACGTATGTGGTCTACTTTATTTCCATTATGACAATCCTGTCTGCTTTGACGATTGATGTCAAGGCAATGCTCGCTGGTGCGGGGATTGTCGGATTGGCGGTCGGTTTCGGGGCTCAAAGTCTCGTGAAAGATATCATTACAGGTTTCTTCATTATATTCGAGGACCAATTCTCGGTAGGCGATTATGTAAGAATCAGCCAATTTGAAGGAACTGTGGAGGAAATTGGACTGCGGACGACGAAGATTAAAAGCTTTACAGGGGAAATTAATATTTTGCCTAATGGAAGTATCGTAGAGGTCACCAACTTTTCACTTTACAACAGTGTTGCTGTCCTCGATATTGGCATTGCTTATGAAGGGGATATTGAATACGCGGAAAAGGTCATTCAGGAATATCTCGAGACAACAACTGACAAATACCCCGAGCTTGTCAAGACACCGGAGCTTTTAGGCGTTCAGCAATTCGCAGCGTCTGAAGTCATCCTGCGGATTGTTGCAGAAACACTTCCAATGAAGCACTGGTATATGGGAAGAAAGCTGCGCAAGGACATCAAACTAGTCCTTGATGAAAATGGAATTGAAATTCCATTCCCTCGAATGGTGATGTACTCACGTCAGGAAGGCGGAGAGCAGAAGGAATTCGGTAAATAA
- a CDS encoding DUF951 domain-containing protein, with protein MEHEFQLNDVVEMKKPHPCGTNKWKIIRLGMDIRIKCEGCEHSVLIPRKEFTRKVKKVLSKQGE; from the coding sequence TTGGAACACGAATTTCAACTTAATGATGTTGTTGAAATGAAAAAACCACATCCTTGCGGCACCAACAAGTGGAAAATCATCCGTCTTGGCATGGATATCCGAATCAAATGTGAAGGCTGCGAGCACAGTGTCTTGATTCCCAGAAAAGAGTTCACTCGAAAAGTAAAGAAGGTTTTATCGAAGCAGGGGGAATAA
- a CDS encoding molybdopterin-dependent oxidoreductase: MATVHHSACPLNCWDSCGFLVTVEDGKVTKVEGNPEHPITQGKICGRGRMLENKANSEDRLLYPLKKVDGRFQQISWEQALDEIAEKLAYYKESFGTTSVLHSHDYANSGLLSNLDSRFFNLFGGVTELTGSICWGSGIEAQNWDFGDAYSHAPEDLKNSRHVVIWGRNVARTNMHLFQNLQSVKKNGTKVYVIDPIYNATAKLANEYISIKPGFDGLLAAGIMKEMLRMDLQDEQFLANHTVGFEDLKTLLDSVSLDYISQVTEVPAETITHLAEIYAERPVSTIMGLGMQRYENGGNTIRLLDALVAVSGNIGISGGGANYANKQVGQSFDYQNITLPERKKSSRTFTMMRQAEEILSAVDPEIKMGIVTCGNPLTQVPDTNRVREAFESFETLVVIDHIMTDTAELADYVLPAATAFEVEDMYYSSMYHHYVNHGPKLVEPPGEAKPDSWIWAELASRLGFGDDFNFAREDFIEMGLASLTEKGISLDKIRVEKFAELPVDKIPWADRRFKTPSGKYEFTASAVPDGKIKLSLPTETKWSNPELAEKYPYSLLTIHPLRSNHSQHFHLFQPEPYVKVEIAENVAAEKGLKDQDSVRVWNDRGELKGTVSILKMAHPGTVNIDEGLSARFGGSANQLTSSRESDNGLGSTLYDCLVNLEKVEK; the protein is encoded by the coding sequence TTGGCAACAGTACATCATTCAGCATGTCCATTGAATTGCTGGGACAGCTGCGGGTTCCTTGTTACAGTCGAGGATGGAAAGGTAACCAAGGTTGAAGGCAATCCCGAGCACCCTATTACCCAGGGCAAAATTTGCGGCCGAGGCAGGATGCTTGAGAACAAAGCAAACTCAGAAGATCGATTGTTATATCCACTTAAAAAAGTCGATGGCAGATTTCAGCAGATTTCCTGGGAGCAGGCACTAGATGAAATTGCTGAAAAGCTCGCTTACTATAAAGAAAGCTTTGGTACCACTTCCGTTTTACACAGTCATGATTACGCGAACAGTGGCTTGCTTTCCAATCTCGACAGCCGTTTCTTCAATCTTTTTGGCGGAGTGACTGAATTGACAGGTTCCATCTGCTGGGGATCAGGGATTGAAGCGCAAAACTGGGATTTTGGGGATGCTTACAGTCATGCACCTGAGGACTTGAAGAATAGCAGGCATGTCGTCATCTGGGGCAGGAATGTTGCCCGGACGAATATGCATCTTTTTCAAAATCTGCAATCTGTAAAAAAGAATGGAACAAAAGTATATGTGATTGACCCAATTTATAACGCAACTGCCAAGCTTGCGAATGAATATATTTCAATCAAGCCAGGGTTCGACGGACTTTTAGCAGCGGGCATCATGAAGGAAATGCTCCGGATGGATTTGCAGGATGAACAGTTTCTGGCAAACCATACCGTTGGGTTCGAAGACTTGAAGACCTTGCTGGACAGTGTTTCGTTAGACTATATCAGTCAAGTGACAGAAGTGCCGGCCGAAACCATTACCCATCTAGCCGAGATTTATGCCGAACGGCCTGTTTCCACAATCATGGGGCTTGGAATGCAGCGCTATGAAAATGGCGGGAATACCATCCGGCTGCTAGATGCATTGGTCGCTGTCAGCGGAAATATCGGGATTTCGGGCGGCGGAGCCAATTATGCGAACAAGCAGGTGGGGCAGAGCTTTGACTATCAGAACATTACATTGCCTGAACGGAAAAAATCGTCACGTACATTCACGATGATGAGGCAGGCTGAGGAAATCCTTTCCGCAGTGGATCCTGAAATCAAAATGGGAATTGTCACATGCGGAAATCCTCTGACTCAAGTTCCGGATACGAACAGGGTGCGAGAGGCTTTTGAATCGTTCGAAACTCTTGTAGTGATTGACCATATCATGACGGATACAGCAGAGCTTGCTGATTATGTATTGCCAGCTGCAACTGCTTTTGAAGTGGAAGATATGTATTATTCGTCAATGTACCATCATTATGTAAACCATGGGCCGAAGCTCGTTGAACCGCCGGGCGAAGCGAAACCAGACTCATGGATCTGGGCAGAGCTGGCATCAAGATTAGGATTTGGAGATGATTTTAATTTTGCCAGAGAGGATTTCATCGAAATGGGGCTGGCATCCCTGACGGAAAAGGGAATCAGTCTGGACAAAATCCGGGTCGAAAAGTTTGCTGAACTCCCAGTGGATAAAATTCCATGGGCAGACAGGAGATTCAAGACACCAAGCGGCAAGTATGAATTCACTGCTTCTGCGGTCCCGGACGGTAAAATTAAATTGTCGCTTCCAACGGAAACGAAATGGTCCAATCCTGAATTGGCTGAAAAATATCCTTATTCCTTACTGACGATCCATCCGCTGCGTTCAAACCATTCGCAGCATTTCCATCTGTTTCAGCCAGAGCCGTACGTAAAAGTAGAGATTGCCGAAAATGTCGCTGCTGAAAAAGGCTTAAAAGATCAGGACTCTGTCAGGGTATGGAATGACAGGGGAGAACTCAAAGGGACAGTCTCAATTTTAAAAATGGCCCACCCGGGAACGGTCAATATTGATGAAGGGTTGAGCGCCCGATTTGGAGGTTCAGCCAACCAGCTCACATCAAGCAGGGAGTCAGATAACGGACTTGGCAGCACCCTGTATGATTGTCTTGTCAATCTTGAAAAAGTTGAAAAATAA
- the ychF gene encoding redox-regulated ATPase YchF: protein MALTAGIVGLPNVGKSTLFNAITQAGAESANYPFCTIDPNVGIVEVPDHRLTKLTELVQPKKTVPTAFEFTDIAGIVKGASKGEGLGNKFLSHIRQVDAICQVVRCFADDNITHVAGKVDPISDIEVINLELILADLESVEKRITRVEKLAKQKDKEASIEFPILTRLRDAFEAEQPARAVEFTEEEMKIVKHLHLLTIKPMLYVANVGEEDVADPSGNEYVQKVREFAQKDNAEVIVISAKIEEEIAELEGEEKQMFLEELGIEESGLDQLIRAAYSLLGLATYFTAGVQEVRAWTFRHGMKAPQCAGVIHSDFERGFIRAETVHYDDLLAAGSMTAAKEAGKVRLEGKEYEVKDGDIIHFRFNV from the coding sequence ATGGCTTTAACAGCAGGTATTGTTGGACTTCCTAACGTAGGGAAGTCAACTTTGTTTAATGCGATCACACAGGCTGGTGCTGAATCAGCCAACTATCCGTTCTGTACAATCGACCCGAATGTAGGAATCGTTGAGGTTCCAGACCATCGTTTAACTAAATTGACTGAGCTTGTCCAGCCTAAGAAGACGGTGCCGACTGCTTTTGAATTCACGGACATCGCCGGTATCGTTAAAGGTGCCAGTAAAGGTGAAGGACTGGGAAACAAATTCCTTTCCCATATTCGCCAGGTGGACGCTATCTGCCAGGTTGTCCGCTGCTTCGCGGATGACAATATTACACACGTTGCGGGTAAAGTGGACCCGATTTCAGATATTGAAGTCATCAATCTGGAATTGATTTTAGCTGACCTGGAATCCGTTGAAAAAAGAATCACCCGTGTCGAAAAATTGGCTAAGCAAAAGGATAAGGAAGCATCAATCGAGTTTCCTATCCTGACTCGTCTTCGTGATGCATTTGAAGCTGAACAGCCAGCACGCGCGGTTGAATTCACTGAAGAAGAAATGAAAATCGTCAAGCACCTTCATTTATTGACAATTAAGCCGATGCTTTATGTTGCAAACGTCGGTGAAGAAGATGTCGCAGATCCAAGCGGCAACGAATACGTCCAGAAAGTCCGTGAATTTGCACAAAAGGATAACGCTGAAGTCATCGTCATCAGTGCGAAAATCGAAGAAGAAATCGCCGAGCTTGAAGGAGAAGAAAAACAAATGTTCCTTGAGGAGCTGGGCATAGAAGAGTCTGGTCTTGACCAGCTGATCCGTGCTGCCTACAGCCTGCTTGGACTGGCTACCTACTTCACAGCTGGTGTCCAGGAAGTGCGCGCATGGACATTCCGCCACGGCATGAAAGCTCCTCAGTGTGCTGGAGTCATCCACTCTGACTTCGAACGCGGATTCATCCGTGCAGAAACAGTCCACTATGACGATCTTCTTGCAGCAGGATCTATGACAGCGGCAAAGGAAGCTGGAAAAGTCCGCCTGGAAGGTAAAGAATACGAAGTAAAAGACGGAGATATCATTCACTTCCGCTTCAATGTATAA
- the rpsF gene encoding 30S ribosomal protein S6 — protein MRKYEIMYIIRPNIEEEAKKALTERFSTILTDNGAEVSEAKEWGKRRLAYEINDFRDGYYQLVKVNATPAAVEEFSRLAKINEDIIRHIVIKEEE, from the coding sequence ATGAGAAAGTACGAAATTATGTACATCATCCGCCCAAATATTGAAGAGGAAGCTAAAAAAGCTCTTACCGAGCGTTTCAGCACAATCCTTACTGATAATGGTGCGGAAGTATCAGAAGCTAAGGAATGGGGCAAACGCCGTCTTGCTTATGAAATCAATGATTTCCGTGATGGCTACTACCAGCTTGTTAAGGTAAATGCTACTCCGGCAGCAGTTGAGGAATTCTCTCGTCTTGCTAAAATCAACGAAGATATCATTCGCCACATCGTAATTAAAGAAGAAGAATAA
- the ssb gene encoding single-stranded DNA-binding protein, whose translation MMNRVILVGRLTKDPELRFTPNGVAVATFTLAVNRSFTNQQGEREADFINCVVWRRPAENVANFLKKGSLAGVDGRVQTRSYEGQDGKRVYVTEVLAESVQFLEPKGQSSDRGDSGYSRQNDQGSPFGNQNQRQNQGYTKVDEDPFAGGGQIDISDDDLPF comes from the coding sequence ATGATGAATCGTGTCATTCTTGTCGGCCGTTTGACCAAGGATCCTGAATTACGTTTCACACCGAATGGAGTTGCAGTTGCTACTTTCACGCTTGCGGTAAATCGTTCATTTACCAACCAGCAGGGGGAAAGAGAAGCGGACTTCATTAACTGTGTGGTATGGCGCCGTCCAGCGGAAAACGTTGCTAACTTCCTGAAGAAAGGCAGCCTTGCCGGTGTAGATGGACGAGTCCAGACTCGCAGCTACGAAGGACAAGATGGTAAGCGTGTATACGTTACAGAAGTTCTTGCTGAGAGTGTTCAGTTCCTTGAGCCAAAAGGACAGTCTTCAGACAGAGGGGATAGCGGTTATTCCCGTCAAAATGATCAAGGTTCCCCATTCGGGAATCAGAATCAACGCCAAAACCAAGGTTATACAAAAGTAGATGAGGATCCATTTGCAGGTGGCGGCCAGATCGACATTTCAGATGATGATCTTCCATTCTAA
- the rpsR gene encoding 30S ribosomal protein S18, whose translation MGGRRGGRAKRRKVCYFTANGITKIDYKDVDLLKKFISERGKILPRRVTGTSAKYQRKLTVAIKRSRQMALLPYVSGE comes from the coding sequence ATGGGTGGACGCAGAGGCGGACGTGCAAAACGCCGTAAAGTTTGCTACTTCACAGCAAACGGAATCACTAAAATTGATTATAAAGATGTTGATCTTCTTAAAAAATTCATCTCTGAGCGCGGTAAAATTTTACCACGCCGTGTAACTGGAACTAGCGCTAAATATCAGCGTAAATTGACAGTTGCAATCAAACGTTCTCGTCAAATGGCATTACTGCCATACGTTTCAGGCGAATAA
- a CDS encoding YybS family protein, with amino-acid sequence MKNTYKLTEGAILLAIFAVLLLITLYIPGLGMIVNLFLALPFMMFGAKHDWKSTAVFTVAAVLLSMILGTFLAMPLALAYGTTGAVMGYMMREGKTRFASYIAGSLVFLINLVAQYALSIVLFKMNFIEEMVEIFRASVDQAINMLEQMGQTPDEKLISQFDAMVDMIEVLVPSMFVMASFFIVFLLQLVSFPFLKRFGVKVPHWQPFRELNLPKSILWYYLITMIAALALQPEKGTYWFWVISNLSFILQMLMVLQGIAFVFYLTYVKDYPKAVPIIVIVLMFLLPFVLYIVRILGIIDLGFDLRKRLGEKK; translated from the coding sequence ATGAAAAATACATACAAGCTGACAGAAGGAGCAATTTTGTTGGCGATTTTCGCCGTTTTGTTGCTGATTACATTGTATATTCCTGGCTTGGGGATGATTGTTAACTTATTTCTTGCTTTGCCATTCATGATGTTCGGCGCAAAGCATGATTGGAAAAGCACTGCTGTCTTTACGGTGGCAGCCGTTCTGTTATCAATGATTCTTGGTACATTCCTGGCGATGCCTCTTGCTTTGGCTTATGGAACGACAGGAGCAGTCATGGGATATATGATGAGAGAAGGGAAGACCAGGTTTGCTTCTTATATCGCTGGTTCCCTGGTGTTTCTTATAAATTTAGTGGCACAATATGCTTTATCGATCGTTTTATTTAAAATGAATTTTATTGAAGAAATGGTGGAAATATTCCGTGCCTCTGTTGACCAGGCAATCAACATGCTTGAACAAATGGGACAGACACCTGATGAAAAGCTGATCAGCCAATTTGACGCAATGGTAGATATGATTGAAGTACTTGTGCCAAGCATGTTTGTCATGGCTTCCTTTTTTATTGTATTTTTGCTTCAGCTTGTATCCTTCCCGTTTTTAAAACGATTCGGGGTAAAGGTTCCGCATTGGCAACCGTTCAGAGAATTAAATCTGCCGAAGAGCATCCTATGGTATTACCTGATCACAATGATTGCTGCACTGGCTTTACAGCCCGAAAAGGGAACGTATTGGTTCTGGGTAATTTCGAATCTTTCGTTCATCCTGCAGATGCTTATGGTCCTCCAGGGTATTGCGTTTGTATTTTATTTAACATATGTGAAAGATTACCCGAAAGCTGTACCAATCATCGTGATAGTCCTAATGTTCCTGCTTCCATTTGTTCTTTATATTGTGAGGATATTAGGTATAATTGATTTAGGGTTTGACTTAAGAAAACGTCTGGGAGAGAAGAAGTAA